A stretch of the Comamonas testosteroni TK102 genome encodes the following:
- the lysA gene encoding diaminopimelate decarboxylase: MANPFSPAQLWNLADQYGTPLWVYDAATIRERIAQLKAFDTVRFAQKACSNIHILKLMREQGVKVDAVSRGEVLRALAAGFTPGFGEPADIVFTADVMDEATLATVVEHKVPVNAGSIDMLHQLAAVSRGHHVWLRINPGFGHGHSNKTNTGGEHSKHGIWHSELEAALQAIKTGGLVLAGLHMHIGSGVDYGHLQEVCGAMVKLVERTKAAGVDLHAISAGGGLSIPYRAGDATIDTDHYHGLWDAARQQAEAIVGHKLGLELEPGRFLVAESGVLLGTVRATKNAGSNHFVLVDTGFNELMRPSMYGSYHGMEVLRRDGQSLPAQDSVVAGPLCESGDVFTQGDGGVVLPRSLAGASVGDLLVIHDTGAYGSSMSSNYNTRPLAAEVLVDGAQSQLIRRRQTVEELLALEIGL, encoded by the coding sequence ATGGCAAACCCCTTCTCTCCTGCACAGCTCTGGAACCTGGCCGACCAGTACGGCACGCCGCTGTGGGTGTATGACGCCGCCACCATCCGCGAGCGCATTGCCCAGCTCAAGGCTTTCGACACCGTGCGCTTTGCCCAGAAGGCCTGCTCCAACATCCACATCCTCAAGCTCATGCGCGAGCAGGGCGTGAAGGTGGATGCGGTCTCGCGCGGCGAAGTCCTGCGTGCGCTGGCAGCGGGCTTCACGCCCGGCTTTGGCGAGCCTGCCGACATCGTCTTCACGGCCGATGTGATGGACGAGGCCACGCTGGCCACCGTGGTGGAGCACAAGGTGCCCGTGAACGCCGGCTCCATCGACATGCTGCACCAGCTGGCCGCCGTGTCCAGGGGCCACCATGTCTGGCTGCGCATCAACCCCGGCTTCGGCCACGGTCACAGCAACAAGACCAACACCGGCGGCGAGCACAGCAAGCACGGCATCTGGCACAGCGAACTCGAAGCGGCGCTGCAAGCCATCAAGACCGGCGGCCTGGTGCTGGCCGGCCTGCACATGCATATCGGCTCGGGCGTGGACTACGGCCATCTGCAGGAAGTCTGCGGCGCCATGGTCAAGCTGGTCGAGCGCACCAAGGCAGCTGGCGTCGATCTGCACGCCATCAGTGCCGGCGGCGGCCTGTCCATCCCCTATCGTGCTGGCGATGCCACCATCGACACCGACCACTACCATGGCCTGTGGGATGCGGCGCGCCAGCAGGCCGAGGCCATCGTCGGCCACAAGCTGGGCCTGGAGCTCGAGCCCGGCCGCTTCCTGGTGGCCGAGTCCGGCGTGCTGCTGGGCACCGTGCGCGCCACCAAGAATGCGGGCAGCAATCACTTCGTGCTGGTCGATACCGGCTTCAACGAGCTGATGCGCCCCAGCATGTACGGCAGCTACCACGGCATGGAAGTGCTGCGCCGCGACGGCCAGAGCCTGCCCGCGCAGGACAGCGTGGTGGCTGGCCCGCTGTGCGAATCGGGCGATGTCTTCACCCAGGGCGACGGCGGCGTGGTGCTGCCGCGCTCGCTGGCCGGCGCCAGCGTGGGCGACCTGCTGGTGATCCACGACACGGGTGCCTACGGCAGCTCCATGTCCAGCAACTACAACACCCGCCCACTGGCCGCCGAAGTGCTGGTCGATGGCGCACAGAGCCAGCTGATTCGCCGTCGCCAGACGGTGGAAGAACTGCTGGCCCTGGAGATTGGTTTGTAA
- a CDS encoding DMT family transporter yields MSQHSAPSVHRHTLTGIGFTVLACACFSILDTGSKYAGALLPLLMALWLRYALQSVLTVGFGVARHGLEIFHTRRPGFQFLRAILFCLSNALAMLSLRYLPLAEFTAIVALTPLALTLLAALWLGQQVSPLRWVLVALGLAGTLVILRPGGGQFSGWALVWPALQLLANTAYQILSSRMAGKERPLTTQIYTSLLALSLTCMTLPWVWQLPDSAALWLAAIAMGAGSAVGHLMLLKAYEKAEPATITPFLYSQIPCALLAGWLVYGHIPDQWAVLGMVVIALCGAASAWLSIREAK; encoded by the coding sequence ATGTCACAGCACTCCGCCCCCTCGGTCCATCGCCATACGCTGACGGGCATCGGCTTCACGGTGCTGGCCTGCGCCTGTTTTTCGATACTCGATACGGGCTCCAAATATGCGGGCGCCCTGCTGCCGCTGCTGATGGCTCTGTGGCTGCGCTATGCGCTGCAGTCGGTGCTGACCGTGGGCTTCGGAGTGGCAAGACACGGGCTGGAGATTTTTCACACCCGGCGCCCGGGCTTTCAGTTTCTGCGCGCCATTCTGTTTTGCCTGAGCAATGCGCTGGCCATGCTCAGCCTGCGCTATCTGCCGCTGGCGGAGTTCACGGCCATCGTGGCGCTGACGCCGCTGGCCCTGACCCTGCTGGCAGCGCTCTGGCTGGGCCAGCAGGTCAGCCCCTTGCGCTGGGTGCTGGTGGCGCTGGGCCTTGCGGGCACGCTGGTCATCCTGCGGCCGGGCGGCGGCCAGTTCAGCGGCTGGGCCCTGGTCTGGCCTGCGCTGCAGTTGCTGGCCAACACGGCCTATCAGATCCTGAGCAGCCGCATGGCGGGCAAGGAGCGCCCGCTGACCACGCAGATCTACACCAGCCTGCTGGCCCTGAGCCTGACCTGCATGACCCTGCCCTGGGTCTGGCAACTGCCGGATAGCGCCGCACTCTGGCTGGCCGCGATTGCCATGGGCGCAGGCAGCGCCGTGGGACATCTGATGCTGCTCAAGGCCTATGAAAAAGCCGAGCCTGCGACCATCACGCCGTTTCTCTACAGCCAGATTCCCTGCGCGCTGCTGGCAGGCTGGCTGGTCTATGGCCATATCCCCGACCAATGGGCCGTGCTGGGGATGGTCGTCATTGCGCTGTGCGGGGCAGCGAGTGCCTGGCTCAGCATCAGAGAGGCGAAGTAG
- a CDS encoding NAD(P)H-dependent glycerol-3-phosphate dehydrogenase codes for MKILVIGAGAWGTAMAISAATHPQQGSVSLWARDPAQAQLMQAERANSRYLPGIRFPDALTVVCGDVMAHVADADLIVLGTPMAALRQWLGQLKDCRRPVVWLCKGFEAVAADAPAGSYGLMAHEVCQQVAPQLQSGALSGPSFAAEVARQQPTALVAASAHEGVSELLVSAFHGEAMRVYANQDIVGVEVGGAVKNVLAIATGLCDGLQLGLNARAALVTRGLAEMTRLGVALGARAETFMGLSGLGDLVLTATGDLSRNRKVGLLLAEGKSLEQAVTSLGHVAEGVYSARTVLARARQVGVEMPITETVVALLDGQLPVTEAVQHLMVRDPRGE; via the coding sequence ATGAAAATTCTTGTCATCGGCGCTGGCGCCTGGGGTACGGCCATGGCCATCAGCGCGGCCACCCATCCGCAGCAGGGTAGCGTCAGCCTCTGGGCACGGGATCCGGCGCAGGCGCAGCTCATGCAGGCCGAGCGTGCCAACAGCCGCTATCTGCCCGGCATCCGCTTTCCGGATGCGCTCACGGTGGTCTGCGGCGATGTAATGGCTCATGTGGCGGATGCCGATCTGATTGTGCTGGGCACCCCCATGGCGGCGCTGCGCCAGTGGCTGGGCCAGCTCAAGGATTGCCGCCGGCCCGTGGTCTGGCTGTGCAAGGGTTTCGAGGCCGTGGCCGCCGATGCCCCTGCCGGCAGCTATGGGCTGATGGCGCATGAAGTCTGCCAGCAGGTCGCGCCGCAGCTGCAAAGCGGTGCGCTCAGCGGCCCCAGCTTCGCGGCCGAGGTGGCGCGCCAGCAGCCTACGGCTCTGGTGGCCGCCAGCGCCCATGAGGGCGTGAGCGAGCTGCTGGTGTCGGCCTTTCACGGCGAGGCCATGCGCGTCTATGCCAATCAGGACATCGTGGGCGTGGAAGTGGGCGGTGCCGTCAAGAATGTGCTGGCCATTGCCACGGGTCTTTGCGACGGCCTGCAGCTGGGGCTGAACGCGCGCGCGGCCCTTGTCACGCGTGGCCTGGCCGAGATGACGCGCCTGGGCGTGGCCCTGGGCGCGCGCGCCGAAACCTTCATGGGCCTGTCCGGCCTCGGCGATCTGGTGCTGACTGCGACCGGCGATCTCTCGCGCAACCGCAAGGTGGGCCTGTTGCTGGCCGAAGGCAAGAGCCTGGAGCAGGCCGTGACATCGCTGGGCCATGTGGCCGAGGGCGTGTACAGCGCCCGCACCGTGCTCGCCCGGGCACGCCAGGTCGGCGTGGAAATGCCCATCACCGAAACCGTGGTGGCCTTGCTGGACGGCCAGCTACCGGTCACCGAAGCCGTGCAGCATCTGATGGTGCGCGATCCGCGCGGCGAATAA
- the secB gene encoding protein-export chaperone SecB: MAEQDNSPVFQIQRVYLKDLSLEQPNSPAILLEQEQPSVDIQLGVEATPVAEGVYEVAVTATVQTKIQDKTVFLVEAKQAGIFEIRNVPEDQMGGVIGIACPQIIYPYLRGNVADVVTRAGFPPVHLAEINFQAMYEQQQAAAAQTEGQLPQ; the protein is encoded by the coding sequence ATGGCCGAACAAGACAACAGCCCCGTGTTCCAGATCCAGCGCGTGTATCTGAAGGACCTGTCCCTGGAGCAGCCCAACTCTCCCGCCATCCTGCTGGAGCAGGAGCAGCCCAGCGTGGACATCCAGCTGGGCGTGGAAGCCACCCCCGTGGCTGAAGGCGTCTACGAAGTGGCCGTGACCGCCACGGTTCAGACCAAGATTCAGGACAAGACCGTGTTCCTGGTCGAAGCCAAGCAGGCCGGCATCTTCGAGATCCGCAACGTGCCTGAAGACCAGATGGGCGGCGTGATCGGCATTGCCTGCCCCCAGATCATCTACCCCTATCTGCGCGGCAACGTGGCCGACGTGGTGACCCGCGCCGGTTTCCCTCCCGTGCACCTGGCCGAAATCAACTTCCAGGCCATGTACGAGCAGCAGCAAGCCGCCGCCGCTCAGACCGAAGGCCAGCTGCCCCAGTAA
- the grxC gene encoding glutaredoxin 3, translated as MQAVKMYTTAVCPYCIRAKQILQSKGVEQIEEVRIDFDTAAREHMMQTTGRRTVPQIFIGDTHVGGCDDLMALDAKGGLLPLLQG; from the coding sequence ATGCAAGCCGTGAAGATGTACACCACCGCCGTCTGCCCCTACTGCATTCGTGCCAAGCAGATTCTCCAATCCAAGGGCGTGGAGCAGATCGAGGAGGTGCGCATCGACTTCGATACCGCCGCCCGCGAGCACATGATGCAGACCACGGGCCGCCGCACCGTGCCCCAGATCTTCATTGGCGACACCCATGTGGGAGGTTGTGACGATCTGATGGCGCTGGATGCCAAGGGCGGTCTGCTGCCCCTGCTGCAAGGCTGA
- a CDS encoding rhodanese-like domain-containing protein: MKFIIDNWYLILIAVASGVMLLLPALRGATGGSLSAAAAVHLINREKAVVLDVCEPEEFAAGHVNGARNLPLSQLEEKLPTTVKNKQLPVVLVCATGARAARAEAVAKKLGYEKAQALAGGMKAWRDAGLPVEKA, from the coding sequence GTGAAATTCATCATTGATAACTGGTATTTGATCCTGATTGCCGTGGCTTCGGGTGTGATGCTGCTGCTGCCCGCGCTGCGCGGCGCGACCGGCGGTTCGCTGTCGGCAGCGGCTGCGGTGCATCTGATCAACCGCGAAAAAGCCGTGGTGCTGGACGTCTGCGAGCCCGAAGAGTTTGCCGCCGGCCATGTCAACGGCGCCAGGAACCTGCCGCTGAGCCAGTTGGAAGAAAAGCTGCCCACCACCGTCAAGAACAAGCAGCTGCCCGTGGTGCTGGTCTGTGCAACGGGCGCCCGCGCCGCGCGCGCCGAGGCGGTGGCCAAGAAGCTGGGTTACGAAAAGGCCCAGGCGCTGGCTGGCGGCATGAAGGCCTGGCGCGATGCTGGCTTGCCGGTTGAAAAAGCCTGA
- the gpmA gene encoding 2,3-diphosphoglycerate-dependent phosphoglycerate mutase, producing MYKLVLIRHGESTWNLENRFTGWTDVDLTATGVEQAKKAGQLLKAEGYDFDVAYTSVLKRAIRTLWHVQDEMDRTWLPVVHSWRLNERHYGGLQGLNKADMAKQYGDEQVLVWRRSYDVPPPALEATDPRSERSDVRYAKLQPEQIPLTECLKDTVERVVPFWSESIAPAIKAGKRVVVAAHGNSIRALIKYLDNIADDKIVGVNVPNGIPLVYELDADLKPIRHYYLGDAEAAAKAAAAVAAQGKA from the coding sequence ATGTACAAGCTCGTTCTGATCCGCCACGGTGAATCCACCTGGAACCTAGAAAACCGCTTCACCGGCTGGACCGATGTGGATCTGACTGCCACCGGCGTCGAACAGGCCAAGAAGGCCGGCCAACTGCTCAAGGCAGAAGGCTATGACTTCGATGTGGCCTACACCAGCGTGCTCAAGCGCGCCATCCGTACCCTGTGGCATGTGCAGGATGAAATGGACCGCACCTGGCTGCCCGTGGTGCATAGCTGGCGCCTCAACGAGCGCCACTATGGCGGCCTGCAAGGCCTGAACAAGGCCGATATGGCCAAGCAGTATGGCGACGAGCAGGTGCTGGTCTGGCGCCGCAGCTACGATGTGCCGCCTCCAGCCCTGGAAGCCACTGACCCGCGCAGCGAACGCAGCGATGTCCGCTACGCCAAGCTGCAGCCCGAGCAGATCCCGCTGACCGAGTGCCTCAAGGACACGGTCGAGCGCGTCGTGCCGTTCTGGAGCGAGTCCATCGCCCCCGCCATCAAGGCCGGCAAGCGCGTGGTGGTTGCCGCTCACGGCAATTCCATCCGCGCCCTGATCAAGTATCTGGACAATATCGCCGACGACAAGATCGTGGGCGTGAACGTGCCCAATGGCATTCCTCTGGTCTATGAGCTCGACGCCGATCTCAAGCCCATCCGCCACTACTACCTGGGCGATGCCGAAGCCGCAGCCAAGGCCGCAGCGGCCGTCGCGGCCCAGGGAAAGGCCTGA
- a CDS encoding S41 family peptidase — protein MGQKIKIAGWISVGVVAGALTTVSLQTLARGGVTPLPLEEIQQLSAVFGLIKTDYVEQVSDKKLITDAISGMVSSLDPHSQYFDKKTYKEFKEGTSGKFVGVGIEITMEDGLIKIVSPIEGSPAFRAGLKTGDLITKIDDTAVKGLTLNDAVKRMRGEPNTKVRLNILRKDESRSFPVTITREEIKTQSVKGKVIEPGYAWIRLSQFQERTVDDFVRKVEEIYKQEPNLKGLVLDLRNDPGGLLDAAVAISAAFLPPDVPVVSTNGQLAESKAVYKASPEFYAQRGFGDPLQRLPAALKKLPLVVLVNEGSASASEIVAGALQDHKRATVMGSQSFGKGSVQTVRPLGPDTALKLTTARYYTPSGKSIQAKGIVPDVMVDETADGDLFAALGMREADLEKHLSSGQGAEVKNDALEKAREEARKRLEEEAKKPAAERRLPEFGTDKDFQLQQALNKLKGQPVKVSKTLTERKAEEKPGDATAADKKPADKKAPEKGDSDKSKK, from the coding sequence ATGGGTCAAAAAATCAAAATTGCAGGCTGGATCTCTGTGGGCGTGGTCGCCGGTGCGTTGACCACCGTATCCCTGCAGACGCTGGCCCGCGGGGGTGTGACACCTCTGCCACTTGAAGAAATCCAGCAGTTGTCGGCCGTCTTCGGCCTGATCAAGACCGATTACGTCGAGCAGGTCAGCGACAAGAAGCTGATCACCGATGCCATCTCCGGCATGGTCTCCAGCCTGGACCCGCACTCCCAGTACTTCGACAAGAAGACCTACAAGGAATTCAAGGAAGGCACTTCCGGCAAGTTCGTTGGCGTCGGCATCGAGATCACCATGGAAGATGGGCTGATCAAGATCGTCTCTCCCATCGAAGGCTCGCCCGCTTTCCGCGCCGGCCTCAAGACCGGCGACCTGATCACCAAGATCGACGACACGGCCGTCAAGGGCCTGACGCTCAATGACGCCGTCAAGCGCATGCGCGGCGAACCCAATACCAAGGTGCGCCTGAACATCCTGCGCAAGGATGAAAGCCGCAGCTTCCCCGTCACCATCACCCGCGAAGAGATCAAGACCCAGTCGGTCAAGGGCAAGGTGATCGAGCCCGGCTATGCCTGGATTCGCCTGAGCCAGTTCCAGGAACGCACCGTGGACGACTTTGTGCGCAAGGTCGAGGAAATCTACAAGCAGGAACCCAATCTCAAGGGCCTGGTGCTGGACCTGCGCAACGATCCCGGCGGACTGCTGGATGCAGCCGTGGCCATCTCGGCCGCCTTCCTGCCACCCGATGTACCCGTGGTTTCCACCAACGGCCAGCTGGCTGAAAGCAAGGCCGTCTACAAGGCATCGCCCGAGTTCTATGCCCAGCGCGGCTTTGGCGATCCCTTGCAGCGCCTGCCTGCAGCCCTGAAAAAGCTGCCCCTGGTGGTTCTGGTCAACGAAGGCTCGGCCTCGGCCAGTGAAATCGTGGCCGGAGCGCTCCAGGATCACAAGCGCGCCACCGTCATGGGCAGCCAGTCCTTTGGCAAGGGGTCGGTGCAAACCGTGCGTCCCCTGGGCCCCGATACGGCTCTCAAGCTGACGACGGCGCGCTACTACACGCCTAGCGGAAAGTCCATTCAGGCCAAGGGCATCGTGCCCGATGTGATGGTGGACGAGACGGCGGATGGTGACTTGTTTGCCGCACTGGGCATGCGCGAGGCGGATCTCGAGAAGCATCTGTCCAGCGGACAGGGTGCCGAGGTCAAGAATGACGCCCTGGAAAAGGCGCGCGAGGAAGCCCGCAAACGCCTGGAAGAGGAAGCGAAGAAGCCGGCCGCCGAACGCCGCCTGCCGGAATTCGGAACTGACAAGGACTTCCAGCTGCAACAGGCGCTGAACAAGCTCAAGGGCCAGCCCGTCAAGGTCAGCAAGACCCTGACAGAGCGCAAGGCCGAAGAAAAGCCCGGGGATGCGACGGCTGCAGACAAAAAGCCCGCTGACAAGAAAGCCCCCGAAAAGGGTGACTCCGACAAGAGCAAAAAATAA
- a CDS encoding HesA/MoeB/ThiF family protein — MNDDQLLRYSRHIMLDEIGIEGQERILATHAVIIGAGGLGSPAALYLGSAGVGRITIVDNDVVDMTNLQRQIAHTTERIGMAKVESIRTAVHAINPGIEIRCIQQRATESLLDELLPEAGIVLDCTDNYKTRQTINAACVRHGVPLIEGAAIRVDGQLMVIDPRDPDSPCYACVFPPEAEFEEVQCSTMGVFAPLVGLIGTQQAAEALKLIVGFGRSSVGQLQMLDARSMEWSRMKIARVKTCDICGTSSTNHKKHQYNDFS; from the coding sequence ATGAATGACGATCAATTGCTGCGCTATTCCCGTCACATCATGCTCGACGAGATCGGCATCGAAGGCCAGGAACGTATTCTGGCAACGCATGCAGTGATCATCGGAGCCGGCGGCTTGGGCTCGCCTGCCGCACTCTATCTGGGCTCGGCAGGTGTGGGCCGGATCACCATCGTCGACAACGATGTCGTGGACATGACCAATCTGCAACGCCAGATTGCCCACACGACCGAGCGCATAGGCATGGCCAAGGTGGAGTCGATACGCACCGCCGTGCATGCCATCAACCCCGGTATAGAGATTCGCTGCATCCAGCAGCGTGCGACCGAGAGCCTGCTCGACGAGTTGCTGCCCGAGGCCGGCATCGTGCTGGACTGCACCGACAACTACAAGACCCGCCAGACCATCAATGCGGCCTGCGTACGCCATGGCGTACCTCTGATCGAAGGAGCGGCCATCCGTGTCGATGGCCAGTTGATGGTCATTGATCCGCGCGACCCCGACAGCCCGTGCTATGCCTGCGTCTTTCCGCCAGAGGCTGAATTCGAAGAGGTCCAGTGCTCGACCATGGGCGTCTTTGCACCGCTGGTCGGACTGATCGGAACCCAGCAGGCAGCTGAAGCACTGAAGCTGATTGTCGGTTTTGGCCGATCTTCTGTCGGACAACTTCAAATGCTTGATGCACGTTCCATGGAGTGGAGTAGGATGAAAATTGCTAGGGTTAAAACCTGTGATATCTGCGGAACGTCAAGCACAAATCACAAGAAACATCAATACAATGATTTTTCATAG
- a CDS encoding response regulator: MKLRTFFVEDNPTIRDNLIATMAELADVEAVGVAETEADAVRWLSHNPDAWDLVIVDLFLREGSGLGIVTSFQQRPRQKKLLVLSNYATADIRQRCLELNADAVFDKSNEIDALIDFCMDLNTSKS, from the coding sequence GTGAAACTGCGTACCTTTTTTGTTGAAGACAACCCTACGATTCGCGACAACCTGATTGCGACGATGGCGGAGCTTGCCGATGTCGAGGCTGTGGGGGTGGCAGAGACCGAAGCCGATGCCGTACGCTGGCTCAGCCATAACCCGGACGCCTGGGATCTGGTCATCGTGGACCTGTTCCTGCGCGAGGGCAGCGGCCTCGGCATTGTCACCAGCTTTCAACAGCGACCGCGGCAGAAAAAGCTGCTGGTGCTGAGCAATTATGCGACTGCCGATATCCGCCAGCGCTGCCTGGAACTCAATGCCGATGCCGTATTTGACAAATCCAATGAAATCGATGCGCTTATCGATTTCTGCATGGATTTGAATACCAGCAAGTCTTGA
- a CDS encoding response regulator transcription factor — protein sequence MIKVGIVDDHAIVRSGLRQFLSEHVDLRVVGEAGNGREAIDLVREHEIDVLLMDLSMPGQSGIDALAMLRAKAPDMGILILSGYPEEHYAINLIRQGASGYLNKECDPQDIAEAIRTVALGRRYLTPAVADLLAQQLNRKDDVPAHEQLSEREFQVFLKLARGETAGDIAKSLSLSVKTVSTYRTRLMEKMGLSSNSDLTYYALKNRLID from the coding sequence ATGATAAAAGTAGGCATAGTGGATGACCATGCGATCGTTCGCTCGGGATTACGCCAATTCCTGTCGGAGCATGTGGATCTGAGGGTCGTGGGAGAAGCCGGCAATGGACGGGAAGCCATCGATCTGGTCCGGGAACATGAAATCGATGTGTTGCTGATGGACTTGTCCATGCCCGGGCAAAGCGGCATAGATGCCCTGGCCATGCTCAGGGCCAAGGCGCCCGACATGGGCATCCTGATACTGAGTGGATACCCTGAGGAGCATTACGCGATCAACCTGATTCGTCAGGGAGCCAGCGGCTATCTCAACAAGGAGTGCGATCCCCAGGATATCGCGGAGGCCATCCGCACCGTGGCTCTGGGAAGGCGCTATCTGACGCCCGCAGTGGCCGACCTCCTGGCCCAGCAGCTCAATCGCAAGGATGATGTGCCGGCGCACGAGCAATTGTCGGAGCGCGAGTTTCAGGTGTTTCTGAAGCTTGCTCGCGGCGAGACGGCCGGAGATATTGCCAAGTCGCTTTCCCTGAGTGTGAAAACAGTGAGTACTTACCGAACCAGGCTCATGGAAAAAATGGGGCTTTCCTCGAATAGCGATCTGACCTATTATGCGCTGAAAAACCGCCTCATTGATTAA
- a CDS encoding CHASE3 domain-containing protein, whose amino-acid sequence MRWTNIRKIAVSLTIAVIAAVLMVSINEAGYKRSLQALDTLTKTQSTRAKLSLLMQQMLDAETGLRGYLLTGEERYLEPYNSASAAISSSMDELRSIFIMDPKELATFTPLARQVERKTGEMELSLRLYRQGNDEAWRFVMFTDVGMENMDAIRGHIKTLMDSIDQRVKSNLADIEQTLGLSRLGIATVTALGILGFFMYLRQANALQHSHQREQEIQRDERNRLEEVVRDRTAALTELATHLQQVREDERAHLARELHDELGSLLTAAKLDVARLKSKIDTSAPEVSERVTHLIETLNSGIALKRRIIEDLRPSSLSNLGLTTALEILTREFGDRSNIEVECSLEQVDLPESTQLTVYRVVQESLTNIGKYARASHVIVTVHNYPTYVAVQIQDDGQGFEPASMRPNSHGLAGMKHRVEAVGGRLTVASQPGKGTTISAVIPLSIATA is encoded by the coding sequence ATGCGCTGGACCAATATCCGCAAAATTGCAGTCAGTTTGACGATCGCAGTCATTGCGGCAGTCTTAATGGTAAGCATTAATGAGGCAGGCTATAAGCGCTCCTTGCAGGCTCTGGACACGCTCACCAAGACACAAAGCACCAGAGCCAAGCTCAGCTTGCTGATGCAGCAGATGCTGGACGCTGAAACCGGTCTGCGCGGCTATCTGCTGACGGGAGAAGAGCGCTATCTCGAGCCCTACAACTCCGCTTCTGCCGCCATCAGCAGCAGCATGGACGAGCTGCGCAGCATCTTCATCATGGATCCCAAGGAGCTGGCCACCTTCACACCGCTGGCCCGCCAGGTCGAGCGCAAGACCGGCGAAATGGAGCTGAGCCTGCGCCTTTATCGCCAGGGCAACGACGAAGCATGGCGCTTTGTGATGTTCACCGATGTGGGCATGGAAAACATGGATGCCATACGGGGCCACATCAAGACCCTGATGGACAGCATCGACCAGCGCGTCAAGTCCAATCTCGCAGACATCGAGCAGACGCTGGGCCTGTCGCGCCTGGGCATTGCGACCGTGACGGCGCTCGGGATTCTGGGCTTCTTCATGTATCTGCGACAGGCCAATGCACTGCAGCACTCACATCAGCGCGAGCAGGAGATCCAGCGCGACGAGCGCAATCGCCTGGAGGAAGTCGTTCGTGACCGCACAGCGGCGCTCACCGAGCTGGCAACCCATTTGCAGCAGGTACGCGAAGACGAGCGGGCGCATCTGGCACGCGAGCTGCATGATGAGCTTGGCTCGCTGCTGACCGCAGCCAAACTCGATGTTGCGCGACTCAAATCCAAGATCGACACTTCGGCACCCGAGGTCTCCGAGCGCGTCACCCATCTGATCGAGACGCTCAACAGCGGCATTGCACTCAAGCGTCGCATCATCGAGGACCTTCGCCCTTCCTCGCTTTCCAACCTGGGACTGACCACGGCACTGGAAATCCTGACCCGGGAGTTCGGCGATCGCAGCAACATCGAGGTGGAGTGCAGTCTGGAGCAGGTGGACCTGCCCGAGTCCACGCAGCTGACGGTCTATCGCGTGGTGCAGGAGTCGCTGACCAATATCGGCAAGTACGCCAGGGCCAGCCATGTCATCGTCACGGTGCACAACTACCCCACCTATGTAGCCGTGCAGATTCAAGACGATGGCCAGGGGTTCGAGCCCGCCAGCATGCGCCCCAACTCCCATGGCCTGGCCGGCATGAAGCACCGTGTCGAAGCCGTTGGCGGCAGGCTCACCGTGGCCTCGCAACCCGGCAAGGGCACCACCATCTCGGCAGTCATTCCCCTGAGCATAGCAACTGCCTGA
- a CDS encoding DUF1328 domain-containing protein produces the protein MLHYAIVFLVIALIAAVFGFGGIAASAVGIAKILFFVFLVMAVITFLMGLVKK, from the coding sequence ATGTTGCACTACGCCATTGTCTTTCTGGTGATTGCCTTGATCGCTGCAGTTTTCGGTTTCGGCGGTATTGCGGCAAGCGCCGTAGGCATTGCCAAGATCCTGTTTTTTGTCTTCCTGGTCATGGCCGTCATCACTTTCCTGATGGGCCTGGTGAAGAAATAG
- a CDS encoding BON domain-containing protein has translation MKNLTRALAFSLVAATTVLATTACSVARDQQTVGSYVDDAGITTAVKAKMAEDKSVSATAISVETMNGTVQLSGFAKSEAEKARAGEIARTTKHVREVRNSIVVRP, from the coding sequence ATGAAAAATCTGACTCGTGCTTTGGCTTTCAGTCTGGTCGCTGCGACGACCGTGCTGGCTACCACAGCCTGTTCGGTGGCTCGTGACCAGCAGACTGTGGGCTCCTATGTGGATGACGCCGGCATTACCACTGCAGTGAAGGCCAAGATGGCCGAAGACAAGAGCGTCTCGGCAACCGCCATCAGCGTGGAAACCATGAACGGCACCGTGCAGCTGTCGGGCTTTGCCAAATCCGAAGCGGAAAAAGCCCGTGCCGGCGAAATCGCCCGCACGACCAAGCATGTGCGTGAAGTGCGCAACAGCATCGTGGTCAGGCCTTGA